A single genomic interval of Nostoc commune NIES-4072 harbors:
- a CDS encoding CHAT domain-containing protein: MNQKKQIGRCLRRATPTLKARFFSQINHYKSRLYSSQVRSLILAILLFFLSVGGVLVTTQVWASTAIGQTQQEPLQLVQEAKSFYKDGQFESALTLWEQVAAAFAVREDKLNQAMALSNLALTAQQLGRWEQAKKAIATSLNILQTQPKTPEQASAGGAALTQILSSTLDIQGQLQLAVGESEAALATWKQAAEIYQNLSNQNGAIRNQINQTQAMQDLGLYPMACKTLLKILEFDHQNCQITKEELQILKKRFVNKGNSSSLDILALRSLGNVLRVVSQLEQSQMVLLAAGQLAQQSGDSQNLAATYLSLGNTARSLGNRKIQLGKPSQEQLPLTHPINCIQEATITDAAELYQQAATCYRQAESSTSSDIKRQAQLNRFSLLVQTQQWSEVPTLVSEITSNLNNLPINHPTVYAHIKFVQSLMCLQSGLSENSSNALSPILQLCNFVKNTPTGTGVKTLESSKIPSWAEIGQILQTALNQAQRLGDKQAEADVRGYLGGVYLQMGKLAEARQFTEQALQQKSAFNNSSITYLWQWQLGRIYHTQQDPKSALQAYTLAYETLQSLRQDLVGINPEIQFTFRDSVEPVYRELVNLLLPPLASQQIKQTEINQENLKLARDVIEALQLAELTNFFREACITSQPQPIDRLDPNAAVIYSIILPDRLVVILSRPQKDLKYYATPLKSNSQPGEIGELERVYNDLFAGFTRYIYLDSRRPQTIFYDWLIRPIEAELQKDEIKTLVFVLDGVLRAVPMSALYDSQQKKYLIEKYNLALSPGLQLLYSRSLSPNKLQTLVGGLTEARQGFSKLPGVKEEVQEITKIVPTEVLLNQEFTRNRLKVQINNVSFPIVHLATHGQFSSQADNTFLLTWDSRINVKELDQLLQSRDRPGRSPLELLILSACQTAAGDNRAVLGLAGVAVRSGARSTLATLWSVEDQSTVELMNKFYSELNQPGVTKAEALRQAQLFLLRSSNYYRPYYWAPFVLVGNWL, from the coding sequence ATGAATCAAAAAAAGCAGATAGGGCGATGTCTACGACGGGCTACGCCTACGCTCAAAGCCAGATTTTTCTCACAAATTAACCATTACAAATCTAGACTCTATAGTAGTCAAGTGCGATCGCTAATTTTAGCAATTCTGTTATTTTTCTTGTCTGTGGGAGGAGTACTGGTTACTACCCAAGTTTGGGCATCAACTGCGATCGGACAAACTCAACAAGAGCCTTTACAGTTGGTACAAGAAGCCAAATCGTTTTACAAAGATGGACAATTTGAGTCAGCCCTAACCCTTTGGGAACAAGTTGCTGCGGCTTTTGCGGTGCGAGAGGATAAACTTAACCAGGCAATGGCGTTGAGCAATCTTGCCCTGACAGCTCAACAACTTGGTAGGTGGGAGCAAGCTAAAAAAGCGATCGCTACCAGCTTAAATATCCTGCAAACACAGCCAAAAACACCAGAGCAAGCCTCCGCAGGAGGAGCTGCGCTAACGCAAATCCTCAGTTCCACATTGGATATCCAAGGACAGTTGCAACTAGCAGTAGGAGAATCAGAAGCAGCCTTAGCAACTTGGAAACAAGCGGCTGAAATTTATCAAAATCTCAGCAATCAAAATGGTGCAATTAGAAACCAGATTAACCAAACTCAAGCTATGCAAGACTTGGGTCTTTATCCAATGGCTTGTAAGACCTTACTAAAAATTTTAGAGTTCGATCATCAAAACTGCCAGATCACAAAAGAAGAACTGCAAATCTTAAAAAAGCGATTTGTCAACAAGGGAAATTCCTCTTCTTTAGATATTCTGGCTTTGCGTAGTCTCGGCAATGTTTTACGAGTTGTTAGTCAACTCGAACAATCGCAAATGGTGTTGCTCGCAGCTGGGCAATTAGCTCAACAATCAGGAGATTCGCAAAATCTCGCTGCTACTTACCTGAGTTTAGGCAATACAGCCCGGTCTTTGGGTAATAGAAAAATACAGTTGGGAAAACCAAGCCAAGAACAGTTACCCCTTACACACCCTATAAACTGTATTCAGGAAGCTACTATAACCGATGCTGCTGAATTGTATCAACAGGCTGCTACTTGCTATCGGCAAGCTGAATCATCAACCTCATCAGATATCAAAAGACAAGCTCAATTGAATCGATTCAGCCTTTTGGTACAAACTCAGCAATGGTCTGAAGTCCCAACCTTAGTATCTGAAATCACCTCGAACCTCAATAACTTACCTATTAATCATCCCACTGTTTATGCTCACATCAAATTTGTTCAAAGTTTGATGTGTCTGCAATCAGGACTGAGTGAAAACTCATCTAATGCTTTATCCCCGATTCTGCAACTGTGTAACTTTGTCAAGAATACACCCACGGGCACTGGTGTTAAAACTCTTGAATCCTCAAAAATTCCCTCATGGGCAGAAATTGGACAAATTTTACAAACCGCCCTCAACCAAGCTCAACGATTGGGAGACAAGCAAGCCGAAGCCGATGTGCGTGGTTATCTAGGAGGAGTTTACCTGCAAATGGGGAAATTGGCAGAGGCCCGACAATTCACTGAACAAGCTTTACAGCAGAAATCTGCTTTTAATAATTCCAGTATTACCTATCTTTGGCAATGGCAACTAGGACGGATTTATCACACTCAACAAGACCCAAAAAGCGCACTTCAAGCCTACACCTTAGCCTATGAAACTCTTCAGTCTTTGCGTCAAGACTTAGTTGGCATTAACCCAGAAATTCAATTTACTTTTCGAGATAGTGTAGAACCAGTATATCGAGAACTGGTCAATTTGCTTTTGCCACCCCTTGCTTCTCAACAGATAAAGCAAACGGAGATTAATCAGGAAAATCTCAAGCTTGCTCGTGATGTTATAGAAGCACTCCAACTAGCAGAACTGACAAACTTTTTTCGGGAAGCTTGTATAACCAGCCAACCCCAACCAATCGACCGATTAGATCCAAATGCTGCGGTCATCTATTCAATTATTTTGCCCGATCGCCTTGTTGTCATCTTGTCTCGACCTCAAAAGGACTTAAAATACTACGCAACGCCTCTGAAGTCTAATTCTCAGCCAGGAGAAATTGGAGAACTCGAACGTGTATACAATGATCTGTTTGCTGGCTTCACCCGTTATATTTACTTAGATTCACGTCGTCCACAAACAATTTTTTATGATTGGTTAATCCGTCCAATTGAGGCAGAACTGCAAAAGGATGAGATTAAAACTTTGGTGTTTGTACTAGATGGAGTTTTGCGTGCAGTACCCATGTCGGCACTTTATGATAGTCAGCAGAAAAAGTATCTGATTGAAAAATATAACCTTGCTTTGAGTCCAGGGTTGCAGCTGTTGTATTCACGTTCGCTTTCCCCAAACAAATTGCAAACTTTAGTGGGAGGTTTGACTGAGGCTAGGCAAGGGTTTTCCAAACTGCCGGGAGTGAAAGAAGAAGTTCAGGAGATTACAAAAATAGTTCCCACAGAAGTTCTCTTAAACCAAGAATTTACCCGCAATCGCCTAAAAGTTCAAATCAACAATGTATCTTTTCCCATTGTTCACTTAGCAACCCACGGTCAGTTTTCTTCCCAGGCTGACAATACCTTTTTGTTGACTTGGGATAGTCGGATTAATGTTAAAGAATTAGACCAATTATTGCAATCACGCGATCGCCCTGGTCGAAGTCCTTTGGAATTGTTAATTTTGAGTGCTTGCCAAACTGCAGCAGGTGATAATCGAGCGGTTCTAGGACTAGCAGGGGTGGCGGTGCGTTCTGGGGCACGTAGTACATTAGCAACGCTTTGGTCAGTAGAAGATCAATCTACAGTTGAGCTGATGAACAAGTTCTATTCAGAATTGAACCAACCTGGAGTAACTAAAGCTGAGGCACTTCGTCAAGCTCAGTTGTTCCTGTTGCGATCGTCAAATTATTATCGTCCTTACTACTGGGCACCCTTTGTTTTAGTCGGTAATTGGTTGTAA
- a CDS encoding CHASE2 domain-containing protein, protein MTAAKSNFEYQIGGSLESNAPSYVKRYADTEFYERLKWGQFCYVLNSRQMGKSSLRVQMMQRLQAEGIICAFIDLTGIGTQDVTPEKWYAGIVQSLVSSCQLHSKIQWRSWWRERRDLLSPVQCLSKFIEEVLLVEIKQKIVIFIDEIDRVLSQNFSLDDFFALIRFFFQQREVNYEYRRLTFALLGVANPNELIQDKTHTPFNIGKAIELQGFQPDEVQPLIDGLKQRVSNPEEVIMEILEWTGGQPFLTQKLCQLIVLESTAQRFSSVEQLVRSHIVENWESQDEPEHLKTIRDRILYRNEKRIARLLELYQQILRQGEISADSTPEQIELRLSGLVVEQQGKLKVYNRIYKAVFNQSWVERKLTELRPYAEAIAAWSASAYQDQSYLLRGQALQDTLAWALGKSLGDLDYQFLAASQELAKRQAQISLQALAQANKLLAQARQKAKLEVLQRRIGLFWIPRIAIFVTAPILLLRFGGLLQGGEWNMLDQFFCWRLLLESPEKRIAIVTIDEEDIQKAGKWPIPDQVLAKAIANIKAQKPRAIGLDIYRDLPVEPGYKDLVNIFKSTPNLYGIEKVVGSEIKVIAPPPTLNPERVGFADQVVDADGKVRRALLSVDVWQNETRYSLAMKLAQHYLNDEKITIKLVDNDPQRQKLRWGKAVFERFLGNDGGYVHADSGGYQILLNFRGNQENFATFPLRNILEKRIPPDSLRDRLVLIGTNAASIKDVFYTPYNSGLFNSSQPMTGVSVHANIISQIISAVVDGRPLLHVWQEPIEWLWILVWAGLGVLVSRQLRSSIAIAASIIFAGAGLLGIGFLAFCLGWWLPIIPSLLVFLGSAVALELVTHKQLERLQFHHTLALLFEMCQDHPLASAIAIEYLKQSESQDNQAFIEQQLREKQLGTSTTEAVE, encoded by the coding sequence AAGTCTAGCTTGCGAGTGCAAATGATGCAAAGGCTACAAGCAGAAGGAATCATCTGTGCGTTTATTGACTTGACAGGAATAGGAACACAAGATGTAACTCCAGAAAAGTGGTATGCAGGGATTGTCCAATCTTTGGTGAGTAGTTGCCAACTGCACTCAAAAATTCAATGGCGGAGTTGGTGGCGTGAACGGCGAGATTTGCTTTCACCGGTGCAGTGTTTGAGCAAATTTATTGAAGAAGTACTGTTAGTAGAAATCAAGCAAAAGATAGTTATTTTTATCGATGAAATTGATCGCGTTTTGAGCCAGAATTTTTCATTGGATGATTTTTTTGCTTTAATCAGATTCTTTTTTCAGCAACGAGAAGTTAATTATGAATATAGGCGTTTGACTTTTGCACTATTGGGGGTTGCAAATCCTAACGAACTGATTCAAGATAAGACTCATACACCCTTCAATATTGGGAAGGCGATTGAACTGCAAGGATTTCAGCCTGATGAAGTACAACCGTTAATAGATGGTTTGAAACAAAGAGTGAGCAACCCTGAAGAGGTTATCATGGAGATACTAGAATGGACAGGGGGGCAACCGTTTTTGACTCAAAAGCTATGTCAATTGATAGTTTTAGAGTCAACTGCTCAAAGATTTTCATCGGTTGAGCAATTAGTAAGGTCGCACATTGTTGAGAATTGGGAATCTCAAGATGAACCTGAGCATTTGAAGACGATTCGCGATCGCATCTTGTACAGAAATGAAAAACGTATAGCTAGACTATTAGAGTTATACCAGCAAATTTTACGTCAAGGAGAAATTTCTGCTGATAGTACTCCTGAACAAATCGAATTACGATTGTCAGGGTTAGTAGTTGAGCAACAAGGTAAGCTCAAGGTATATAATCGCATTTACAAAGCTGTATTCAACCAGAGTTGGGTTGAGCGTAAATTAACAGAGTTGCGACCCTATGCAGAAGCGATCGCAGCCTGGTCAGCATCAGCTTACCAAGATCAATCCTATCTATTGCGAGGACAAGCTTTACAAGATACCTTAGCTTGGGCATTAGGTAAAAGCCTTGGCGATTTAGATTACCAATTTTTAGCCGCTAGTCAAGAATTAGCCAAACGCCAAGCCCAAATTTCACTGCAAGCACTAGCACAAGCTAATAAACTTTTGGCACAAGCTAGACAAAAAGCCAAGCTAGAAGTTTTGCAACGGCGAATTGGCTTATTTTGGATACCACGGATTGCTATATTTGTGACTGCACCTATTCTGCTGCTGCGCTTTGGTGGACTGTTGCAGGGTGGCGAGTGGAATATGCTTGACCAGTTTTTTTGCTGGCGGCTGTTGCTAGAATCACCAGAGAAGCGGATAGCGATTGTCACTATTGATGAAGAAGATATACAAAAAGCAGGAAAGTGGCCTATCCCCGATCAAGTTTTAGCTAAGGCAATTGCCAATATTAAAGCTCAAAAACCTAGAGCAATTGGTTTAGATATTTATCGAGATTTGCCTGTAGAACCTGGGTATAAGGACTTGGTTAACATCTTCAAGTCAACTCCTAACTTATATGGAATTGAGAAAGTTGTGGGAAGTGAGATTAAGGTCATTGCACCTCCTCCCACTCTCAATCCAGAAAGAGTGGGCTTTGCCGATCAGGTGGTGGATGCAGATGGTAAGGTGCGTCGTGCATTATTATCAGTAGACGTCTGGCAAAATGAAACACGTTACAGTTTGGCAATGAAACTGGCGCAGCACTACTTAAATGATGAAAAGATAACTATAAAATTAGTTGATAACGATCCCCAACGTCAAAAGTTACGTTGGGGTAAAGCAGTGTTTGAAAGGTTTTTGGGTAATGATGGAGGCTACGTCCATGCAGATTCTGGAGGTTATCAGATTTTGCTGAATTTTAGAGGGAATCAGGAAAATTTTGCGACTTTCCCTTTAAGGAATATCTTGGAAAAGCGCATTCCCCCTGATAGTTTACGCGATCGCCTAGTTTTGATTGGCACTAATGCTGCAAGTATTAAAGATGTATTTTATACGCCCTATAACAGTGGCCTATTTAATTCTTCGCAGCCGATGACTGGGGTGAGTGTTCATGCCAATATTATCAGTCAAATAATTAGTGCTGTTGTTGATGGCAGACCTTTGCTTCATGTTTGGCAAGAACCCATAGAATGGCTGTGGATTTTAGTTTGGGCGGGATTAGGAGTATTAGTTAGCCGACAGTTGAGGTCTTCAATCGCGATCGCTGCCAGTATAATCTTTGCTGGTGCTGGGCTTTTGGGGATTGGCTTTTTAGCCTTTTGCTTGGGCTGGTGGTTACCGATCATTCCCTCGCTGTTAGTATTTTTGGGTTCAGCAGTCGCCTTAGAGTTGGTTACTCACAAACAACTCGAAAGACTCCAATTCCATCATACTTTGGCACTGCTTTTTGAAATGTGCCAAGACCATCCCCTGGCTTCTGCAATTGCCATTGAATACCTCAAGCAGTCAGAAAGCCAAGATAATCAGGCTTTTATCGAGCAGCAGTTACGAGAAAAACAGTTAGGCACTTCTACAACCGAAGCGGTTGAGTAG
- a CDS encoding two-partner secretion domain-containing protein has translation MQHSKRSLLSNTLPLSIGVNFMLALLSCIAPCPAKAQITPDATLGDKSSVVVPDTFKGSPIDRINGGAIQGANLFHSFQEFNVVEKGAYFTNPGGITNILTRVTGGNASNILGTLGVLGPANLFLINPNGIVFGPNARLDMGGSFVASTADSLVFDNGLEFSATNPQAPLLTVNIPVGLRFRDASGKIINRSQATVDGVEIGLQIPPQKTLALIGGNVDLEGGWLIGPDVQIEIASVGDSSLVNFINSDTGYNFDYSGVENFQDILLSDQAIVNINGNGSGSIRMQGRNVTLNDESRLFADNLGSSGREVLIQAEQLTLDNASISADVRGLGQGRNITIETQNLLVQNGARISTATFGGGNGGTVKITATDSVVIQGESQSQQGFFSGVQSVAAGGASGDAGGVEINTASFLLKDGARLDTTTFGGGKGGTVKINATDSVVIQGESQSQQGFFSGVLSLVAGGASGDAGGIEINTASFLLKDGARLDTTTSGGGKGGTVKINATDSVVIQGESNRQERLSGIQSLVRGGASGDAGGVEINTASFLLKDGARLDTTTFGDGNGGTVKINATDSVVIQGESQSQQGFFSGVLSLVAGGASGDAGGVEINTASFLLKDGARLDTTTFGGGKGGTVKITATDSVVIQGESQQNSFSGVLSLAAGGPSGDAGGIEINTASFLLKDGNRLSTTTFGDGNGGTVKINATDSVVMEGESRRQERLSGIESVVGGGASGDAGGIEINTADLSLKDGAFLTASTSGTGNAGKVTINATESVMFEGKFIQEKFGLGVGGVSTIVESGALGNAGAIDIDTTSLILRDGAFLATSTFGESDAGNITVTTNTFEITSGGRLLSTTRGNRAAGNIFLQIEDSISLAGENSGIFANTEAGSTGRGGNIFMDTQTTVIQDGAKLSVNSQGSGVGGDISLQANSLTLDRGTISAETAKERGGNIRLDVADLLLMSDESKITTSAGLQSQPGAIGTGGNIKIDTQFLVASPSKPKGSDITANATYGNGGRVDITATGIFGIEFRDKPRDFLNDITASSEFGGNPGVVNINQVIDPSQNLVELPANVIDPNDQIAQNPCSKGVASEFTIAGRGGLPPSPNEDLSQEATQVDLVDPVSTVSNVKLPQKTSSSHNLKSQIPSPIVPAQGWVFNNKGEVVLTAYNSNVIGIHRLPKNLNSCPAR, from the coding sequence ATGCAACACTCCAAGCGATCGCTCCTATCAAATACTTTACCTCTATCTATAGGGGTGAATTTTATGTTGGCTTTGTTGTCTTGTATTGCTCCCTGTCCAGCAAAAGCACAAATCACACCTGATGCAACTCTAGGCGATAAAAGTTCAGTTGTAGTGCCAGACACTTTTAAAGGCAGTCCTATTGACCGGATTAATGGGGGAGCAATTCAAGGAGCCAACCTATTCCACAGTTTTCAGGAATTTAACGTTGTTGAAAAAGGAGCCTATTTTACAAATCCAGGAGGAATTACGAATATTTTGACTAGGGTAACAGGAGGTAATGCCTCGAATATTCTGGGAACTCTGGGGGTTTTGGGCCCAGCCAACCTATTTTTGATTAATCCTAATGGAATTGTCTTTGGCCCCAATGCCCGTTTGGATATGGGGGGTTCCTTTGTAGCTTCTACCGCAGATAGCCTTGTGTTTGATAATGGGTTGGAGTTTAGCGCCACAAACCCGCAAGCACCACTTTTAACCGTAAATATCCCTGTGGGATTGCGATTTAGAGACGCTTCAGGAAAGATTATCAATCGCTCTCAAGCTACTGTTGATGGTGTTGAGATAGGTCTACAGATACCACCACAAAAAACTTTGGCTCTTATAGGCGGTAATGTTGACCTAGAGGGCGGTTGGCTCATAGGCCCTGATGTCCAGATTGAAATTGCAAGTGTTGGTGATAGCAGTCTGGTCAATTTTATCAATAGCGATACTGGCTATAACTTTGACTATTCTGGCGTTGAAAACTTCCAAGATATTCTTTTATCAGATCAAGCCATTGTTAATATCAATGGCAATGGTAGCGGCAGTATCCGGATGCAAGGTAGAAACGTTACGCTCAATGATGAGTCGAGGCTGTTTGCCGATAATTTAGGAAGTTCTGGCAGAGAAGTTCTTATCCAAGCAGAGCAGCTAACCCTTGACAATGCTTCAATTAGTGCAGATGTACGTGGGTTAGGGCAGGGAAGGAATATAACTATAGAAACTCAGAATTTACTAGTTCAGAATGGAGCGAGAATATCTACCGCGACTTTTGGCGGTGGAAATGGTGGCACAGTCAAGATTACTGCTACAGATTCAGTAGTGATTCAAGGAGAATCCCAATCTCAACAAGGGTTCTTTAGTGGTGTACAGAGTGTAGCGGCAGGAGGGGCTTCGGGGGATGCAGGTGGAGTTGAGATTAACACAGCCTCCTTTTTGCTGAAAGATGGAGCCAGATTAGATACTACAACTTTTGGAGGTGGAAAGGGTGGCACAGTCAAGATTAATGCTACAGATTCAGTAGTGATTCAAGGAGAATCTCAATCTCAACAAGGGTTCTTTAGTGGTGTACTGAGCCTAGTGGCAGGAGGGGCTTCGGGGGATGCAGGTGGAATTGAGATTAACACAGCCTCCTTTTTGCTGAAAGATGGAGCCAGATTAGATACTACAACTTCTGGAGGTGGAAAGGGTGGCACAGTCAAGATTAATGCTACAGATTCAGTAGTGATTCAAGGAGAATCTAACCGCCAAGAACGCCTTAGTGGAATACAAAGCCTAGTGCGAGGAGGGGCTTCGGGGGATGCAGGTGGAGTTGAGATTAACACAGCCTCCTTTTTGCTGAAAGATGGAGCCAGATTAGATACTACAACTTTTGGAGATGGCAATGGTGGCACAGTCAAGATTAATGCTACAGATTCAGTAGTGATTCAAGGAGAATCTCAATCTCAACAAGGGTTCTTTAGTGGTGTACTGAGCCTAGTGGCAGGAGGGGCTTCGGGGGATGCAGGTGGAGTTGAGATTAACACAGCCTCCTTTTTGCTGAAAGATGGAGCCAGATTAGATACTACAACTTTTGGCGGTGGAAAGGGTGGCACAGTCAAAATTACTGCTACAGATTCAGTAGTGATTCAAGGAGAATCTCAACAAAATTCATTTAGTGGTGTACTGAGCCTAGCGGCAGGAGGGCCTTCGGGGGATGCAGGTGGAATTGAGATTAACACAGCCTCCTTCTTGCTGAAAGATGGTAATAGGCTATCTACCACAACTTTTGGAGATGGCAATGGTGGCACAGTCAAGATTAATGCCACAGATTCAGTAGTAATGGAAGGAGAATCTAGACGCCAAGAGCGCCTTAGCGGAATAGAAAGTGTAGTGGGAGGAGGTGCTTCGGGAGATGCAGGTGGAATTGAGATTAATACAGCAGACTTGTCGCTTAAAGATGGGGCTTTCCTAACTGCCAGTACTTCAGGAACAGGAAATGCTGGCAAGGTGACAATTAATGCTACTGAGTCAGTAATGTTTGAAGGCAAATTTATTCAGGAAAAGTTTGGTCTGGGTGTCGGTGGTGTATCCACCATAGTAGAATCAGGAGCTTTGGGAAATGCAGGTGCAATTGATATCGATACAACCTCCCTCATTCTCAGAGATGGAGCTTTCCTGGCTACCAGTACTTTCGGAGAGAGTGACGCAGGTAATATCACAGTTACTACGAACACATTTGAAATTACTTCAGGTGGGCGATTGCTTTCCACAACCAGAGGTAACAGGGCAGCAGGTAATATCTTTCTACAAATCGAAGATAGTATAAGTTTGGCTGGGGAAAACAGTGGTATATTCGCTAACACCGAGGCAGGGTCTACTGGCAGAGGCGGTAATATCTTCATGGATACCCAAACTACCGTGATTCAAGATGGTGCCAAACTCTCTGTCAATAGTCAGGGAAGTGGAGTTGGAGGCGATATATCTTTGCAAGCCAATTCTCTAACTTTGGATCGAGGAACGATCTCAGCCGAAACCGCCAAAGAAAGAGGCGGCAATATCAGGCTAGATGTAGCAGATTTATTGCTGATGTCAGACGAAAGCAAAATTACTACCAGTGCAGGCCTTCAAAGCCAACCAGGGGCAATTGGTACTGGCGGGAACATTAAGATTGACACCCAATTTCTAGTTGCATCACCCTCAAAACCAAAGGGTAGTGATATAACCGCCAATGCAACTTATGGTAACGGTGGTCGTGTTGATATTACAGCTACTGGTATCTTTGGGATTGAATTTCGGGACAAGCCCAGAGATTTCTTAAATGACATCACCGCTAGTTCAGAGTTTGGTGGCAATCCGGGAGTAGTAAACATCAATCAAGTGATTGATCCCAGCCAGAATTTAGTGGAATTACCTGCAAATGTTATCGATCCCAATGACCAAATCGCCCAAAATCCTTGTAGTAAAGGTGTTGCGAGTGAATTCACGATCGCAGGACGCGGTGGACTGCCTCCTAGTCCCAATGAAGACTTAAGCCAAGAAGCTACTCAGGTTGATTTAGTTGACCCAGTCTCAACCGTCAGTAATGTCAAACTACCACAGAAAACCTCTTCCAGTCATAATTTAAAATCCCAAATCCCTAGCCCGATTGTGCCAGCTCAAGGATGGGTATTCAACAATAAAGGTGAAGTAGTTCTCACCGCCTACAATTCCAATGTCATTGGAATCCATCGTCTACCGAAGAATTTAAATAGTTGTCCTGCACGATGA
- a CDS encoding DUF928 domain-containing protein, with the protein MLNSQQLIGLMTIGLFLIGIQPTIAQSNANIPTPTNRSKPQQIIFKPPSNQGKPKFTSSGGSRSNWQCPQDTTLNTTSANKTPLMLLAPTDSNYGLTIAEHPTFLVYLPQTSAKQVILSLITEDNQLHSQSFIPIKGEPGIISIKSADSSPPLEVGKNYQWALVLVCGEKPSPNDPVITSWVRRVALPQLQSHQRTTFEQVDAYSEQGIWYDAVIALAQIKKTQPKNQAIADTWTDFLKSVGLDAIATQPLRL; encoded by the coding sequence ATGTTAAATAGTCAACAATTGATTGGTCTAATGACGATCGGGTTGTTTCTGATAGGGATACAACCAACAATTGCCCAATCAAATGCAAATATTCCAACGCCGACTAATCGCTCAAAACCCCAACAGATAATATTCAAACCACCATCAAATCAGGGTAAACCAAAATTTACATCATCGGGTGGATCGCGTAGTAATTGGCAATGTCCTCAAGATACAACATTAAACACTACCTCAGCCAATAAAACCCCTTTGATGCTTCTTGCTCCCACTGATAGTAACTATGGGTTGACCATAGCAGAGCATCCGACATTTTTAGTGTATCTGCCCCAAACATCTGCCAAGCAAGTAATCTTAAGTTTGATTACAGAAGATAATCAGCTTCATTCCCAAAGTTTCATTCCGATTAAAGGTGAACCTGGTATTATTAGCATCAAGTCAGCAGATAGCTCACCCCCCCTGGAAGTAGGCAAAAATTATCAGTGGGCTTTAGTGCTGGTATGTGGGGAAAAACCTAGCCCTAACGATCCAGTAATTACTTCGTGGGTACGCCGTGTGGCTTTACCTCAACTTCAGAGTCACCAGAGGACAACTTTTGAGCAGGTAGATGCTTACAGTGAACAAGGAATTTGGTATGATGCCGTCATTGCTCTAGCTCAAATCAAAAAGACTCAACCTAAGAATCAAGCCATAGCAGATACCTGGACTGACTTTCTTAAGTCCGTAGGGCTAGACGCGATCGCTACTCAACCGCTTCGGTTGTAG